The segment GCAGATTCAAGTCAGCCACCATCAGAAACCAGTGAGTCACAGATCCAGGAGAGTCAGGAGCCACTAGACTCGTCACATACACCTCCTAACGAAGCTGATCCATCAGATTCGACTCGCTGGGAGAAGTTGGAGCAACAACGTAAAGAATTGGAAGATACGTTGGAACAAGCGAAACAACAACTTATCGAAAAACAAAAGGAAATCGATCAAACAGTGAACGATTTAGCAAATCAAGCAGTGAGTGATCGCGATGAGTTAGCTGAGAAAATAGCTGAAGAGCGAGAAAAAGCCGAATTAGCAAAACAAAAAATAGCATCTGCGACCCAACGGACAACCGAAGTACAAACGGAATTGCAAGATTTAGCAACGTCTACGGTTGCGTCAGTGGATCAGACACAAGCGGATATTCAAGCAGCTCGTACGGAAATCCATGAAAAAGCAGCAGAAGCTCAAGCGGCAATGGCCGATTTCGAAGCAAGAAAAGCGGATTTGTCTGCCAGTATCGAAAGAATCAAGGCGACCTTACATTCCGCCGGAAAACGGTCGGTAGAAGCGGGGACAGTTACTAAAACAGAAACAAAAGTAGTGGAAGAACAACCCGCGAAGACATTACCAAAAACGGACGATCGCCGGTCAATTTATTTGTCAGTGATTGGTAGCTTGTGCTTGCTGGTTGTTTTTGTCGGTGCTGTGTATCAAAAAAGAGTTTGAGTGTGATATCTCAAACTCTTTTTTTGTTGTTTGAAAATAACGGATTGATTATTGGTATATATTTATTTTGAAAAATAAATGGTCGGATAATAGATTTTTCCGTTCGTTTTCGTTGCTTTTACTGGTTTTTTAAATGTATTCAATCAATGCTTCCTATTTTTTTGGATAAATGGTATACTCGTTTTATTGTTTTTAGATATTTTCTAGAAAATTTACAAAAATAACGATAAACGCTCTTTCACGAGCGGAGAGAAAATAGGAGTGGAAAGAATGAAAGCATATATGCAACGAATGGGTCGCTCATTGATGTTGCCAGTAGCAGTCTTACCAGCGGCTTCTTTACTGGTTGGTCTTGCGAATTGGTTCGTAGGAGTAGGCATCAGTAATGCGGGAACGACCTTCTTAATGAATGCGGGGCTAGCGATTCTTAACCATCTTGCCTTATTGTTTGCGGTGGGTTTGGCATTGGGAATGTCAAAAGACAAAGATGGATCAGCTGCTTTGGCAGGATTGGTCGCTTACTTGATCCCTCAAACCGTTTTATCTGCGGATTCAGTACAAGGATTATTGCATCTGGGAGATCTCACTGAAGTCAATCCGGCTTTCAATACAATGGATAACAATGTATTTGTTGGAATCGTGGCAGGATTAGTCGCTGCTGCGATGTATAATCGGTTTAGCCAAGTGAAATTACCTATGGCCTTATCATTTTTTAGTGGGAAACGCTTAGTTCCGATCATGTCTGCCTTGAGCATGTTGGTTATTTCTGCGATATTATTATTTATTTGGCCAACTGTTTATGATGTACTGGTTTCCTTTGGGAAGGGGATTTCTCAATTAGGGTTTGTCGGTGCAGGACTATACGGTTTCTTCAATCGTTTATTGATTCCAACAGGCTTACATCATGCACTGAATTCTGTTTTTTGGTTCGATGTGGCAGGTATCAATGATATTGGAAACTTTTTAGCTGGACAACAAGCGTTAGATAGTGGAAAAGCAATAATTGGGCAAACCGGTATGTATCAAGCTGGGTTTTTCCCAGTCATGATGTTCGGTTTACCTGCTGGGGCCTTTGCTATTTATCAAAGTGCACGTCCAGAAAAGAAAAAACAAGTCGCTTCTTTGATGCTAGCAGCCGGTTTTGCTGCGTTCTTTACAGGTGTGACTGAACCATTAGAATTTTCATTTATGTTTGTGGCGTGGCCGTTGTATGTTATCCATGCCATTTTTACAGGAATTTCATTAGCAATCAGTGCCTTTTTCCATTGGACAGCTGGTTTTGCTTTTAGCGCTGGTTTTGTGGATTACTTTTTGTCGTTGCAGAATCCAGTCGCCAATCAACCATTGATGTTGCTCGTTCAAGGAGTATTTTTTGCAGCTATCTATTATTTTGGCTTCCGCTTTGCCATCAACAAGTTCAATTTGATGACACCAGGAAGAGAAACAGAAATTGGCGAAGAGACACCTGATATTGCTACGGGAACTAATGAATTTAGCCAACTAGCTGCGGTGATCTATGATGCACTAGGTGGAAAAGAAAATGTAAAAGCAATCGACAATTGTACGACACGCTTGCGTCTGCAGGTAAAAGACACAGCAAAAGTAAATCAAGAAGCGATTAAACAAACTGGTGTCCCAGGGGTAAAAGTAATTGATCAAACAAATATTCAAGTCATTGTAGGCACACAGGTCCAATTTGTAGCAGACGAAATGACGAAACTCCAACAAGGTAGTAAGGTAGCGCAAGAGACCGCTCAATCAATTTCTCACCAAGATGTGCCGGTTTCTGCTTCAAAGACAAGTAAGGAAACATTTGAACTCTATGCACCGGCGCTCGGTAAAATCATTCCGATCACTGAAGTCGGCGATCCTGTTTTTGCAGAAAAAATGATGGGTGATGGCTATGCAGTCCTGCCG is part of the Enterococcus mundtii genome and harbors:
- the nagE gene encoding N-acetylglucosamine-specific PTS transporter subunit IIBC; translation: MKAYMQRMGRSLMLPVAVLPAASLLVGLANWFVGVGISNAGTTFLMNAGLAILNHLALLFAVGLALGMSKDKDGSAALAGLVAYLIPQTVLSADSVQGLLHLGDLTEVNPAFNTMDNNVFVGIVAGLVAAAMYNRFSQVKLPMALSFFSGKRLVPIMSALSMLVISAILLFIWPTVYDVLVSFGKGISQLGFVGAGLYGFFNRLLIPTGLHHALNSVFWFDVAGINDIGNFLAGQQALDSGKAIIGQTGMYQAGFFPVMMFGLPAGAFAIYQSARPEKKKQVASLMLAAGFAAFFTGVTEPLEFSFMFVAWPLYVIHAIFTGISLAISAFFHWTAGFAFSAGFVDYFLSLQNPVANQPLMLLVQGVFFAAIYYFGFRFAINKFNLMTPGRETEIGEETPDIATGTNEFSQLAAVIYDALGGKENVKAIDNCTTRLRLQVKDTAKVNQEAIKQTGVPGVKVIDQTNIQVIVGTQVQFVADEMTKLQQGSKVAQETAQSISHQDVPVSASKTSKETFELYAPALGKIIPITEVGDPVFAEKMMGDGYAVLPEAKEIFAPINGTITSIFPTKHALGIETDNGLEVLVHMGINTVDLQGEPFTLYVKQAQRVERGQLLAVVDLAMLEKAGKQTDMIVVFTNSEKVESLTIEKRPLVEANEVIGQVQSL
- a CDS encoding LPXTG family cell surface protein Fms3 yields the protein MHKMKKVLFAALIASSFFLCQTVRADSSQPPSETSESQIQESQEPLDSSHTPPNEADPSDSTRWEKLEQQRKELEDTLEQAKQQLIEKQKEIDQTVNDLANQAVSDRDELAEKIAEEREKAELAKQKIASATQRTTEVQTELQDLATSTVASVDQTQADIQAARTEIHEKAAEAQAAMADFEARKADLSASIERIKATLHSAGKRSVEAGTVTKTETKVVEEQPAKTLPKTDDRRSIYLSVIGSLCLLVVFVGAVYQKRV